Below is a window of Halolamina sp. CBA1230 DNA.
AGGATCACTGGCGTGGCCAGCTGGATCACGAACACGCCGACCGGGATGTCGCCGATGACGGGGAGGTTCACCTGACTGTCTACCTCGACGATCCCCTGGGCGAACAGCGAGAGGTAGTTGTAGACGTACTGGAACGCGATCGCGAGGACGACGATCGTGACCAGCATCGGCACGACGACCGCGAGCCCGGTGACGAACGACTCGCGAAGCGTCTCGCGGGTCGACTTCCGGACGCGCTGGTCCATCCGCATCTCCGACTCGTCCATTCGTCCCGACCAACGCAGTGACCCCCGCTAAAGCCTTCGGCCTCGCACGCGAGCGTTCACTGTCGGTGGTAGATCGCCCACCACGCTTTCACACCCGCCCCGCGAACCCGCAGGTATGGCCGCGGTAGACGGACTGCTGATCGGTATCGTCAGCCTGCTCGTCGACGCGCTCGGCATCCCCGAGATCTGAGGGCGAGCGTTTATTTCGGTTCGCGCCCCCTGCAGAGGCATGTACCGCCGAATACTGATCCCCACCGACGGGAGCGACCCCAGCTACCTCGCCGCCGAGGAGGCGCTGGACCTCGCGGAACTGTTCGACGCGACCGTCGACGCACTGTTCGTCGTCGAGCAGTCCGGGCCCAGCGGCCACTGGGACTTCGAGGTCGAGAAACAGGAGGAAGTCGGCGAGGCGGCGCTGGACAGAGTGGCCGAACTGGCCGCCGAACGCGGCGTCTCCGTCGACCGCCACCTCCGCCGGGGGAGCCCCGCCGAGGAGATCGTCGACGCGGCCGGCGACTACGGGACGGAGCTGATCGTCATGGGGACCCAGGGCCGGACCGGCTTCTCGCGCATCGCCACCGCCGGCAGCACGACCGAGCGAGTGGTCCGACTGACCGAGATCCCGACGCTCGTCGTCGGCGGTGCGGGGGAGGACTGAGGAGGAACGTGTGCGGCGCCGTCAGGCGGTCGCGTCGACGACGACCATCAGGCCGACGATAACCGTGAAGGCCCCGCCGACGAAGCCGACCAGTGCGGCGTTCTCGTCCATCTCGATATCTTCGGGCTCTCGGGTCGTCCCCCAGGACTTCATCCACCGATTGAGCCAGTCGACGATCGGGTGGTCGATCGCCAGGAGGGCACCGCCGAGGACCATGAACACGCCGAACGCGAGCTGTCCGAACTCGACCATGGCGGGGTGACAGTGGCGGCGCTATTAGTTCTGTTCGTGCGCTAACCGGCCGGTGGTCTGCGACGACACGACCACGGCAACACGCTCCGTCGTCGCGGAACGGAGTCCGCGACAGGTCACGAGCCGTGGTCGGCAACATGACCACGGCAACGCGCTCCGTGCGAGCGACAGGGCGTCGCTCGCTGGTCACCAGCCGTGGTCGGCAACACGACCACGGCAACACGCTCCATCGTCGCGGAACGGAATCCGCGACAGGTCGCCAGCCGTGGTCGGCGACACGACCACGGCAACACGCTCCGTGCGAGCGACAGAGCGTCGCTCGCTGGTCACGAGCCGTGGTCGGTGGCGCTACCGGACGACGGTCACCGGGATCGGCGACTCGCGGACCACCTTCTCGGCGACGCTACCGAGCAGCATCCGCGAGACGCCGGTGCGGCCGTGGCTGCCGACCACGAGGTGGTCGTACTGGGCTGCGTCGACGTCGTCGCTGTCGCCGCCCGCGACGTTGACGATGGTCTGTGGCGGGCGCCCCACCGCCGTCTCGGTCCGGAACTCGATCCCGTACGCCTCGTCGGCCTCCGCGAACAGCTCCTCGGCGTCCGCCTTCGCCTGCTCGAACCACTCCTCGCCGCCGCTGGGGATGCCGACGCCGGCGCTGTAGCCGGCCTCGACTGGGTTGATGACGTACAGCAGCGTGATGTCGTGGTCGCCCCACTCCTCGACCGCGAACTCCAGTGCCTCCTCGGCCTGTGGCGTCCCGTCGTACGCGACGAGTATGCGCTTGGTCATGGGTAGGGGTTCGGCGGCATCCGTGAAAAGCGAGGTGGCGGATTCGGCGGCAACTGATCCGCGTTCGGTGCTCACGATCACGGCAACACGCTCCGAGCGCCAATCCCTCGATCGGCGCAGGTCGCGAGCCGTGACTGGCGTTACTCCCCGTGCCTCGTCACACATCGCCACGGCGTTGGTTCGGCGCTCGCGACACGAGGTCGCTTCGCGCTCACTCGCCGTGGCGAGTAACACACTCGCTCAGCCCGATCAACTCTACCGGCTCGGAGTTGTCGGGCGAGTACACCACCATCTGGCCCTTCTCCATGTACGGCACCTTCTGGGCCAGTTCCGTCGGGATGTTGACCGACGAGATCGCGTCCTCGTCGCCGAGGTTCAGCACGACCTTCGTGTTCACCTGCTTGAACACCGGCTCCGCGATGTCCTGTGGGTCCTGCGTGATCAGGAACAGCCCCAGGCGCTCCTTCCGGCCCTGCTTTGCGGCCTCGGTGAACTTCTGGACCACTTTCTGGGCCTGCACGTTGTCGGCGTCCGAGAGGAAGTTGTGCGCCTCGTCCATCCCCAGCACCAGCGGCGTCTCCTTGATGCGCTCGCTGTTCGGGGAGTTCGAGAGCTTGTCGTCGACGAGCAGCGAGGAGACCGCGAGCACGAACATCTCCTTCGCCCGCGAGGTCGAGAGGTGGTACGTCGGCACGACTGTCAGCCCGCCCGGGCGGACGAGTTCGTGATCGAGCTCCGTGATCGGCCGCGCGTCCTGGTCGAAGATGCCCGAGGGGATCCCGCGGACGCGGCGCTTCACGGCGTCGTAAGTGGCCTCGTGAACGCGCCCGGACTCGTGGAGCTCCTCCTTCAGTCCGGGGTCGTCGAGGAACGTGAGGAACTGCTCGTACGTACCGTCGTCCCCGTAGTCGTCGAAGAACCGGTTCAGCAGCCGAAGCAGCGCGGGGTACTGGTTGTCGTTCAGCCCGCCGCCGGCGACCAGCCACGGCATGTCGTACTCGTTCACGACCGAGAACGGGACGGTGAACCGCACCTGTTCGGCGCGGTGGCTCTCGCCGCCGTAGCTCACGCCGTCCTCGACGGGCACGAGCGCGATCGTGTCGTCGTGGCCGCCGTGGGCGATCCCCTCGCGGTCGAGTTTGCGGGCGAACTCGTCGCCCATCCCGGGGTTGTCGTCGTGCATCTGGGCGTACTCGTCCTGCGGGTCGAACTGCACGACTGCGGGCGAGACCTCCCGCCCGTCGTCCATGGGGTACGTCCGGTCCTCGTCGAGATACTGCCGGAGGACGTTCTTGGACGCGTGTGTCTTCCCCGATCCCGTGCCGCCGGCCACGAGCGTGTGCCGGAACACGAGCGGATCGCCGTCGGCGTACTCGTCCTTCACGCGGTAGTCGACCGTCGGCGGCTCCGCGGCGGTGCGGACCTTCTCACCCCCGACGGAGAGGTGGCCCAAGAAGACGCCGTCGCCGGGGATCTTCAGCCCGGTTTTGATCTGCTCCTCGTCGGACGCCTCGCGGGCGAGCGCGCCGGGTTTGGGCACGCGGTCAGTCATCCGGCGCTTGAGTTCGCCGCCCTCCTCGTAGATCACGGCCACGGGTTCGAGTTCGGCCATGAACTTGTAGTCGCGCTCCTCGAACTCCTCGCGGCGCATCTGCCGGCGGGCGTGAATCTCGGTGGCGTCGTCGGACTGGAACTCCTGGGCGTACTCCAGCGCGGCGATCGAGCAGAACAGCGCCTCGTCGTCGGGGTAGGGGACGAGCAGGTAGCTCCCCAGCCGGACGGAGTCGCGGTTCCCGGTGGTGATAAAGGCCCGCAGCGTCGTCTCGTCGCCGTCCTGGGAGACCCGCAGCCCCTGCGAGACCGAGACGGTTCCCAGCCCCTCGTCGGCGCCCGCCGTCTCGGCGCCGTAGCGCTCGAAGTCGGCCGCGTCCTCGCTCCCTTGGGCCTCGTCAGTCTCCGTGGCCGCGTCGGTTTCGCCGTCCCCCGCCTTCTCGGCGTAGTCGGTGAAATCGCCGAGATCGCCCGAGTCGCTCATGTCCCGGAGGTGGGCGGCTCCCGCCATACGCCTTTCCCTGTGCGCGGCGCTCCCTGCACGGCTCGCCACGGACACCACCCCTAAGAGCGCAGACCGAGTACCTTCGGTATGATCCACGTCCACGGCCGCGGCGGGGGGACGACCCTCACGGGGACGGTGTTCGAGCGCGGCGAGGAGCCGCCGTCGTACAAGGGTGCCCCCGACGAGGACGCCGCCTACGTCTGGGTCTGCGACGCGTTCTACCAGGTCGAGAGCGGCGGCTCGGCCATCGAGATCGACGGCGAGGAGATCCGGGTGGCGTTCGAGTCGCCGATGCCGCGGGGGTTCGACACCCGCGAGCAGGCGCTCGAAGCGGCGCGAGAGCACATCCGCACGCAGTTCGCCCGGATCGGGGTCGAGGACGTGGCGATCGACGTGGAGAAGGAGACGCCGGCTTAGGGGTTGTTTTGGTGAGTAGTCGGTTTTGTAGTGTTGTCTGAGGGAGAACGGAGGAGCAGTGGCATCGACCGCGGCACCGCGGAGTTCGCTGTTTCGACTGCGAACAGCACCGCGGAGTGAGCATGACCACTGGTGACCGCAACCGCCCCGCACAGCCCACACGCCTCCCCAACCGATTCAGTCGCTTCGCTCCCTCATCCCTCGCGCTCGGCTCGCACACGGAGGTGCTCGCGCTTCGCGCCGACCGCCACCGCGGTGCTGTGGCGGTGGACGCGAGGGTTCGCCACCGGTCGGCGAACCCGTGGGGAGGATGGCGCGGCCGACCAGCGCAGGACCGAAGGTCCTGCAGGCTGCACGGGCGACTCGCGAGTCGCCCGTGCAACGATGGGAGGCCGCGGGAAACCGAGCGGGGAACGAAGTGACCCGCGAGGAGAGGGGAAGACCATCGCGGTGCTGTGCGGTCACAAGTGGTCATGCTTCGAGATGCTGTTGCGGTCGCGGTCGCTGTTTCAGAAGTCGACGATTGAACTGCTGTTGCTGCCGCGGTCGCTGTTCCGGAACCAAACAGTCGAAATACGCCTCCCGCCACCGACAATCAAACTCCAACCGCCAAACGAAAAGACTACTCCTCCTCACCCCACCGCAGCCGATCGTACGTCGACCGGGACTCGCTGCCGAACGTCTCCTCGAACTTCCGGCGGATCGCGGTCTTCTCGCCGGCGCCGATCTTCGCCAGCTCGTCGGCCTTCCCGATCGCTTCCGGCGGCCCGCGTTCGGTCGCGACCTCGCTCAGGAGCTGGGTCGTCAGCGCCTCCCGGGTCTCGGGATCCCGGGTGACGGCGTAGGGCGCCTCGATCTTGTACGTCACGTCGGTCCGGGGGTCGTAGAGGTAGCAGAACGTCACCTCGTAGCATTCGGGGTCGAGGCGGCGCTCGATCCCCATCGCGTCGCCGTCGACGGACATCGGCTCGTCCGAGGAGCCCCGCGAGCGGAACCACGAGGTGAACGTGAGATCCGACTCCTTGCGGGCCGCCGCGGGGTCTTCCGCGGTCTCGTCGATGTCCTGATCACGCTGTTCGAGCAAGCGGGTGAACAGCGCGGCGTCGTCGGTCCACGGCGTCGGCGTCCGGTCCGAGAGCGTCCGGACGATGAAGCGCGACGTGGGGTTCTTCACGAACCCCGCGAGCGGGACGCCGCGCTCGACGAACTCCTCGACGAGGCGGACGTAGTTCTCCACGATCGCCTGCGGGGCGGCCTCCTTCGTCGCCTCCGCCAGCGCGGGGTCGCGGGACTCCCAGTTGAACAGGCGCTTGGGGTACAGCGGCCCGTCGAGCAGCAGGAGCTCCTCCACCCTCTCGGCGTGTTCGAGCGCGTGGGAGGACTCCGCGAGGTACAGCGCGAGCTCGTGGGTCACCTCGTCGGCGAACTGGCTCACCTCCGGCACCTGGAGCACCTGCTGGCGGCTGTACCCCTCGTCGTAGCGCTGCCAGTCGGTGCCGTACTCCCGGGTCGCGTCGTTGGCGTGGACCGTCGCGACCAGCGAGCGCGAGCGGTGGAGGTCGAGCGCCGTCGGCGCCGCCGCCATCGCGGCCTGGGCCACGTCGAGCAGCAGCCCGTTCTTGAACCCGGTGGGGTTGAGCGTGCCGGCGTCGAGCCCGTGGGTCGTGTCGAACGGGCGGTCGGCGAGCGCCACGTCGTCGATCGCCGCCGCGCGGAGGGCAGGCTCGTCGAGCGGTTCGACCACGACGCGGCCGTCCTCGCGGAGCGGGTCGAGCAGCTCCCACGCCGCCCGCGCGTGGTCGTCGTGGTCGGTGTCGTCGACGGTGCCCGCGATGGAGGCCGCGATGCGGGCGATGGTGTCGACGTGGATGGGGTCGAGCGTCACTGGGCGTCGGTGGGGCGCCCCTCGGGAAAACTCCCTCGCCTGCACACGGAAGAGCGAAGTAACCCCCGACCGAACGCCGAGCCATGGTTACGCTGCAGGAGTTCGTGACCCGGATCGTCACCGACATCCCCGAGATGGGACGGCTGTTCGAGGGCGTCGTCACAGGGGACCCGCTCTCGGCCGTCTCCGCCGTGATGGGCGCCCTCCTCGTGATCGTCGCCAGCGGCGTGCTGGGCTACCTCGCCTTCGGTGCGACGCTCGACCTGCTCGGCGCGAGTTCGACGCGGTAGCTCGCAGCCGATCCGGTCAAACCCTCGTAACGATTGGTTTTCAGCGGGTGCGCTAGATACGACACGGGTAGCAGCCGGACACTACCGCGGAAACTGTTCGCTCCGCGACCGCGGGCAACCCAACGACTAAACCGTGTCAACGCCAACGTTGACGTAACGATGGCGACCGCCGATGAACAGATTCGAGTGAGTGGCCGGGTGAAGCGCATCCTCGACCGGCACCGCGCCGAAGGCGAGAGCTACAACGACGTGCTCGAGCGCGTCCTCGACCGGGAGACGGGCGGCGACTTCGACGACGGGTTCGGGCGCTGGTCTGACGACGAGGCCGACCGCGTCCGCGAGCAGCGAAGCGAGGCGAAGGAGGAGCGGAAGGCGCGGATGCATCGACGGAGCGGCGAGACCGAGGACGCCGACGCATGAAGGTCCTCGACGCGAGTTTTCTCATCGACTACTACGACGGCCACCCGGCGACCAAGGAGTTCTACGAAGCGTATGGTGGCGAGGAGGAGCGGTGGGTGATCCCCGCGCCGGCCTACGCCGAACTGCTGGTCGGCGAAGGGAACCTCCCCGATGGCGATGTCGAGTCCGCTCGATCCTCGCTCGCGTGGGCCGAGACGCACGCTGTCGATGAGCATACCGCTGTGCTTGCTGGGAAGATCGCGGACGAGATCCCCGCGGATGGGCCATTCCTCGACGGTCCCGACGCGATGATCGCAGCTGTCGGGCGCGAGCTCGACGCCCCGGTGGTGTCCCGCGACGGCGACATCACCCACGAGGCGACGAAGGACGTCATCGATGTCGAAGAGTATCTCGACTGACACAGGCTGCCCACGGTGCGGTAAGTACAGGTTGTACACGTATTCACGTAGTGCATGAGTCATATCACTACTCTTCTCGCATTAACCCGACTAGACTGTCACGGCTTCCACCATTACGGGATAAGAGAAATTAGTGACTTTTTCAGTAGCTTTCGTCCGTCGTCTGTAAGTTCACCTTTCGTTTTCCCGTTCATGATCGACTCTGGTGCGATCGTGTAGAGCGCCCATGGCATCAGGTACGACGTATCGTTGAATGAAATACCGGTGAGGTGCTCCTCTTTGAGTTCAGGCGTCGTTTGCTGGTACTTTCCGGCGCTTGTCCCAACGCACATCACAGTACAATCCGTAGCACTGAACGGGTGTGTATCGTGGGCTAAGACGATAATTGGTCTCTGAGGATGGGCACCTGTTGGGTCTTGTGCCCAGCAAACATCGCCTGCAGATAGCTTACTCATTCAATTCGCCTTCCAGCTCTGCGAGTTCTGCATCGAGTTCCTCGTCGGTGCGATCCTCCCCGATCTGTTTCTCGGGTTCTTCTGGAGTGGCGTCCGCATCGAGGTGGTGACCGAACATTCGATCTACTTGGTTGAGACTGGAGACGTACCGTCGGACGTCTTCTCGTTCGCTCAGAGCGTAGTAGTAGCCGTCGTCCGTTTTTCCGAGGTAGTCGTCGTCGTGGAGGCGCTTGAGTGTGGTCGTGGCGGTCCCTCGGGGGATGTCGAGAGCTTCTTTGAGCTCCTGCGGGGTGTATCCCCACTCAGGGTTTTGGTACAGGTACGCTACGATATCTGATTTCGTGGTTCCTGGCCGAAGATTGAGTTCAGAGTCGTGGTCTTCGAGGAGCACCGGCATGATGTACCCGAATGTAGTCAATTGTACCATAAAGACGTTTCGGTCAGTTCGCACACCCACTTATCGGCTGTTGCAGCACTTACTACCTGATACGAACAACGTCGCTTGCCGATCACAGCCCCCATATCCAGCACGCTCTCGGGTGCCGAGAACTCCAACGGAGCCTCTCAACCCTGCTCCTCCGCCTGCTCCACCGCCTCGCTCGCCAGCCCCACCGCCGCGTCGAGATCCGGCCCGAGCGGCGAGCCACAGACCACGCCGTCGGCGTGTTCCAGCACACCCGCGAGTCGCTCCGCCACGTCGTCGACCGTCCCCGCGGCCGCGAAGGCGTCGATCATCGCCGGCGTCACGCGCTCGAACGCCGCCGAGAACGCCCCCTCGCTGATCTTCTCGCCCACCGCGGCGGCGCGCTCGGCGTCGATATCGTGCCGGGCGAGCACTGGCGCCGGCGCGCCGGCAGCGATGAACGCCACCGGCGGGCGCGCGGCCTCGCGGGCAGCCCCGCGCTCGGCGGCGACGCTCACGCTCGCGTAGGCGAGGAAGTCGAACGCGCCGCGGCGGTCGGGACGCTCACCGAGTCCCTCCTCGACGCGGTCCCCGGCCCACGCGAGATCGCGCGGGTGGGAGCCGTTGAACAGCAGCCCGTCGGCGTGTTTCGCGGCCATCCGGCACATGTGCGGCCCCTCGCCGCCGACGTAGACGGGGATCTCGCCCGGCGGTTCGTAGTTCAGCCCGGCGTCGTCCGCCCGGAACGTCCCGTCGTGGTCGACGCGCTCGCCGTTCCAAAGCCGCTTCGCGACCTTGAACGCCTCCAGCACCGAGCGCAGGCCGCGGTCGTCGCCGTCAACGCCGAGGTTGCGCAGCGTCGACGGATCGCCCGGCCCGATGCCGAACACGCCGCGGCCGCCGGAGTGCTCGTCGAGCGTCGCCATCCGGGAGGCGAGCGCGACGGGGTGGCTCTCGTGTGGGTTGGCGACGCCGGGACCCAGCCGGATCGAGTCGGTTCGCTCGGCGATCGCGGTGAGCGTCTGGAACGGGTCGCGGTTGTTGTAGTGCGAGGAGACGAACGCGGCGTCGAAGCCGGCCGATTCGGCCGTCTCGGCCAGGTCGGCGAGTCGGGAGACCGGGTGTTCCGGCGTGAGTTCGATCCCCCGAGAAATCGGCTCGCTCATGGCTCGTACTCCCAGTCACGCAGCGCTTGGCGCACGAAGTCCCCGCGCATCTCGCGGAACATGTTGTCGCTGCCAGCGTGGTCGCCGAACGCCCAGTCCCGGACGACGACGACGGGGGTGCCGTCGTCGCCCTCGCCGGAGACGAGGTTGGCGGCGGCCGCGAGCTCGTCGACGACGCTCTCGACGGTCACCTCGAGCTCGTGCCCGTCACGGTCGGTCTCGCCGCGCCAGTCCCGCGAGGCGGGCATCCCGGCCCAGCCGATCGCGACGCCGCGCTGGCCGTGCCGGAACGAGCGCCCCGAGGTGTCGGTGACGATCACCGGCGGCGACTCGGGGAGGCGATCGTGGATGCGCTCGGCCGACTGGCTCGGCCGTTTCGGAAGGAGGAGCAGATCGTGGTCGGGAACGTTCGAGCGGTCGATGCCCGCGT
It encodes the following:
- a CDS encoding universal stress protein, with product MYRRILIPTDGSDPSYLAAEEALDLAELFDATVDALFVVEQSGPSGHWDFEVEKQEEVGEAALDRVAELAAERGVSVDRHLRRGSPAEEIVDAAGDYGTELIVMGTQGRTGFSRIATAGSTTERVVRLTEIPTLVVGGAGED
- a CDS encoding universal stress protein, encoding MTKRILVAYDGTPQAEEALEFAVEEWGDHDITLLYVINPVEAGYSAGVGIPSGGEEWFEQAKADAEELFAEADEAYGIEFRTETAVGRPPQTIVNVAGGDSDDVDAAQYDHLVVGSHGRTGVSRMLLGSVAEKVVRESPIPVTVVR
- a CDS encoding ATP-binding protein, producing the protein MAGAAHLRDMSDSGDLGDFTDYAEKAGDGETDAATETDEAQGSEDAADFERYGAETAGADEGLGTVSVSQGLRVSQDGDETTLRAFITTGNRDSVRLGSYLLVPYPDDEALFCSIAALEYAQEFQSDDATEIHARRQMRREEFEERDYKFMAELEPVAVIYEEGGELKRRMTDRVPKPGALAREASDEEQIKTGLKIPGDGVFLGHLSVGGEKVRTAAEPPTVDYRVKDEYADGDPLVFRHTLVAGGTGSGKTHASKNVLRQYLDEDRTYPMDDGREVSPAVVQFDPQDEYAQMHDDNPGMGDEFARKLDREGIAHGGHDDTIALVPVEDGVSYGGESHRAEQVRFTVPFSVVNEYDMPWLVAGGGLNDNQYPALLRLLNRFFDDYGDDGTYEQFLTFLDDPGLKEELHESGRVHEATYDAVKRRVRGIPSGIFDQDARPITELDHELVRPGGLTVVPTYHLSTSRAKEMFVLAVSSLLVDDKLSNSPNSERIKETPLVLGMDEAHNFLSDADNVQAQKVVQKFTEAAKQGRKERLGLFLITQDPQDIAEPVFKQVNTKVVLNLGDEDAISSVNIPTELAQKVPYMEKGQMVVYSPDNSEPVELIGLSECVTRHGE
- a CDS encoding DNA double-strand break repair nuclease NurA; this translates as MTLDPIHVDTIARIAASIAGTVDDTDHDDHARAAWELLDPLREDGRVVVEPLDEPALRAAAIDDVALADRPFDTTHGLDAGTLNPTGFKNGLLLDVAQAAMAAAPTALDLHRSRSLVATVHANDATREYGTDWQRYDEGYSRQQVLQVPEVSQFADEVTHELALYLAESSHALEHAERVEELLLLDGPLYPKRLFNWESRDPALAEATKEAAPQAIVENYVRLVEEFVERGVPLAGFVKNPTSRFIVRTLSDRTPTPWTDDAALFTRLLEQRDQDIDETAEDPAAARKESDLTFTSWFRSRGSSDEPMSVDGDAMGIERRLDPECYEVTFCYLYDPRTDVTYKIEAPYAVTRDPETREALTTQLLSEVATERGPPEAIGKADELAKIGAGEKTAIRRKFEETFGSESRSTYDRLRWGEEE
- a CDS encoding antitoxin VapB family protein codes for the protein MATADEQIRVSGRVKRILDRHRAEGESYNDVLERVLDRETGGDFDDGFGRWSDDEADRVREQRSEAKEERKARMHRRSGETEDADA
- a CDS encoding PIN domain-containing protein — protein: MKVLDASFLIDYYDGHPATKEFYEAYGGEEERWVIPAPAYAELLVGEGNLPDGDVESARSSLAWAETHAVDEHTAVLAGKIADEIPADGPFLDGPDAMIAAVGRELDAPVVSRDGDITHEATKDVIDVEEYLD
- a CDS encoding winged helix-turn-helix transcriptional regulator, which encodes MPVLLEDHDSELNLRPGTTKSDIVAYLYQNPEWGYTPQELKEALDIPRGTATTTLKRLHDDDYLGKTDDGYYYALSEREDVRRYVSSLNQVDRMFGHHLDADATPEEPEKQIGEDRTDEELDAELAELEGELNE
- a CDS encoding 5,10-methylenetetrahydromethanopterin reductase; the protein is MSEPISRGIELTPEHPVSRLADLAETAESAGFDAAFVSSHYNNRDPFQTLTAIAERTDSIRLGPGVANPHESHPVALASRMATLDEHSGGRGVFGIGPGDPSTLRNLGVDGDDRGLRSVLEAFKVAKRLWNGERVDHDGTFRADDAGLNYEPPGEIPVYVGGEGPHMCRMAAKHADGLLFNGSHPRDLAWAGDRVEEGLGERPDRRGAFDFLAYASVSVAAERGAAREAARPPVAFIAAGAPAPVLARHDIDAERAAAVGEKISEGAFSAAFERVTPAMIDAFAAAGTVDDVAERLAGVLEHADGVVCGSPLGPDLDAAVGLASEAVEQAEEQG
- a CDS encoding coenzyme F420-0:L-glutamate ligase; its protein translation is MELFAVPDLPEITAGDDLAAMIADRIDLRADDVVCVASTVVSKAEGRAADLDEFPAGPRAKEIARNLEEISGDEKDPRFAQAVLEESTDVVMDEPFLLTETRFGHVGVNAGIDRSNVPDHDLLLLPKRPSQSAERIHDRLPESPPVIVTDTSGRSFRHGQRGVAIGWAGMPASRDWRGETDRDGHELEVTVESVVDELAAAANLVSGEGDDGTPVVVVRDWAFGDHAGSDNMFREMRGDFVRQALRDWEYEP